Proteins from a single region of Lolium rigidum isolate FL_2022 unplaced genomic scaffold, APGP_CSIRO_Lrig_0.1 contig_13732_1, whole genome shotgun sequence:
- the LOC124680364 gene encoding DNA-binding protein EMBP-1-like isoform X3, with translation MASSSDEQPKPPEPPAAAVAVPAAVPQSHAEWASSVQAFYASGGHPYAAWPAQHLMAAAASGAPYGTPVPFPMYHPGAAMAYYAHASMAAGVPYPTAEAVAAAAPVVAEGKAKGKGGGVSPEKGSSAAPSGDDASRSCDSGSDDSSDTRDYDTDHKDSSAPKKRKSGNTSAEGEQSEAAAVTYAAAADSAYQLKGRSASKLPVSAPGRAALPNATPNLNIGIDLWSASQPITGIPAQGEASPGLALPRGDVVGQLQDEREIKRERRKQSNRESARRSRLRKQIDYPATQEGGCSWVEGLPHD, from the exons ATGGCGTCCTCCTCCGATGAGCAGCCCAAGCCGCCCGAGCCTCCCGCGGCCGCCGTGGCAGTGCCCGCCGCCGTGCCGCAGTCGCACGCAGAGTGGGCCTCCTCCGTGCAGGCGTTCTACGCCTCCGGGGGGCACCCCTACGCCGCCTGGCCCGCGCAG CACCTCATGGCAGCGGCGGCCTCAGGGGCTCCCTACGGCACGCCGGTGCCCTTCCCCATGTACCACCCGGGGGCCGCCATGGCGTACTACGCGCACGCTTCCATGGCCGCG GGTGTTCCTTACCCTACTGCTGAAGCTGTCGCCGCGGCCGCGCCTGTTGTGGCGGAAGGGAAGGCCAAGGGCAAGGGCGGTGGCGTGTCACCTGAGAAGGGCAGCTCCGCTGCGCCCTCTGGCGACGACGCGTCCCGGAG CTGTGACAGCGGCAGCGACGACTCTTCAGACACCAGAGATTATGACACTGACCACAAG GATTCGTCTGCGCCTAAGAAGAGGAAATCTGGTAATACTTCAGCGGAAG GTGAACAGTCTGAAGCTGCTGCTGTTACATATGCTGCTGCTGCCGACTCAGCCTATCAGTTAAAGGGGAGGTCTGCCTCAAAGCTTCCCGTTTCTGCGCCTGGAAGGGCAGCGCTTCCAAATGCCACGCCCAATCTCAACATAGGGATTGATCTTTGGAGTGCTTCTCAACCCATAACCGGCATCCCAGCGCAGGGCGAAGCAAGTCCTGGGTTGGCGCTTCCCCGAGGCGATGTTGTTGGCCAGCTG CAGGATGAGCGTGAAATTAAGCGGGAGAGGCGGAAACAATCTAACAGAGAGTCTGCAAGGAGATCAAGGTTGCGCAAGCAG ATTGATTACCCTGCTACCCAAGAAGGCGGATGCAGCTGGGTTGAAGGATTACCGCACGATTAG